CGCGGGTGCGGCCGTGCGGGAAGACCACGCAACTGTTCGAGAGCGTGGGCGTCAGCTCCTGCCACTTGCCCGTCGATGCGTCGGTCTCCATCAGCGCGCCGGCCGGCCAGTAGCCGTCGCGGGCGTTGGCCAGCAGGGGCTGGTACACGTGAATCTGGTTGCGGCGCGTCACGATGTCGCCCGCGCGCTGCGCGACCACGGCGCCGCTCTTGTGGTCGTCGGTCTGGTGCAGGAAGCCACCGCGGGGATACACGTTGCCCCAGAGGTTCAGGCCGGTGCGCGTACCGATTTCGCGCCGGCCGGGGATGAGCGCTTCGGGGTAGAACGCCTCCGGAATGTTGTAGCGCCAGCCGATCGTGTCGAGCGTGCTCAGCAGATACGGCATGAAGGCCGTGCCAGCGCCTTCGCAGGTGTAGCCGGCGGCGCTGGCGAACCGGCTGAACACCATCCCGGCCGGATGGCCGATGACATCGGCGTTCTTGAACCTGGCGAGGTTGTTCTCGTTGTCGTGATTGGTCGTGCCGTCACCGCCCGCCTTGGCGGTCGCGTTCGGCATGCTCATTGCCCTGACTTCCAGCCACGGGTTCTCGCCGGTGTTCGAGTAGCTCGACACCACCGCATCGGGGACGTAGTGGCGCACCTTGACGGAGGTGCGAACCGAGCAGCCGAAGGGCGTGCAGTACAGCCAGTGGCAGATGCCGACCACGCGGTATTCAAGGCAGTCGGGGGACAGCGCCGACGACACGATGGTGGCGGTGTCCAGGGCGAACGTCGACGTGGCCGCGCCGAGCAGCAGCGAGGCGGCGGTGGCGCGCAGGCGCCGGGATGCCCGTAGGAGGTTCACGGCTGCCTGGTCCGGTAGGCGTCGATGCGCGCGGCGGCGCGGTGCACGTCGGGCTCGCCGTAGACCACGTAGCGTCGATCGACCACCACGGCGGGAATCTTGGCGATGCCCAGCCCCCAGGCGTCTGCGACACCCTGATAGGCATGGCCGATGCGGCGCTGCAGGGCCTCGCCGCCGTCATGCAACCGCTGCTGCACTACGGCTGCGGCCTGTTGCGGGTCGGCCGGCAGGTGTGCGGCGAGTTCGACCTCAATGCGCGCGGCTTGGTCCAGCTCGATGACCCGCACGCCGGCCGGGGCCTGCACCGGATGACGGCTGTCGGTGACGACGAGCACGTCGGCTGCTGCAGTCTGGGTGAACATGAACAGCACTGCCCACAGTCCGGGCGCAATGCGGATGGTCGGCAGCCGGGGCGAAGCCTTGAAGACGGGGACCGGCATATCGGGCGTCCTTGGAGTCGATCAAAGTCACAGTCGACTTCAAGTGCCGATCTGGCGCGACAAAGAAACCGCATCCGGCCCTTGCCGGTTTCATGCCCTATGCCGTTGTGGGCGTTGTGTTTGCCTCCTGCCGGAGGCGGAGATCAGGTGCGGGACGCTGGGGTGCCAGCGAACCCAAGAAACGCATGATGTAAGCGAATCGGCATCGACGGCTTGGAGCGTGCATGTAGGCTCTGCCAAGTCCCGTCACTGATGTCGCTCGGGGCGAGGCGATCTACCGAGCGCGAAACTCTTCTCAGGTAAGCGTTGACGCCATCCGCGGATTCCGAAGGCGAGCCGGAGAGAACATAGCCCACCATGAAGCCGATTGCGTGGTTCTCTCCGTACTTCTCCCGGACGAATCGATCCATGCCTTCGACCACGTACTCGCGGCACAGGTGGGTGTCCGACCCGGCAATGCGCTTGCATTCGATGACTGCATGCGGGTCATGCTCCTGCGTGCGGAGGAAGACTTCGATCAACATCAGAGGAATATCGGTGCGCCCGTCCGGCAACACCACGCTTGCTTTGGATCGCGACTCAGTTCCCGGCAGCACGATCAGCTTCCATGGGGAGTTTCTTAGCACTCCACGCATTCCATCGCGCAGGCGCTCCGTCATGAGCACCTCGCCAGCGTTGGCATTCACGTCCTCGGCTGCGCATGCTCGCTGCCAACCTGCGGCCAGTGTCAGCAGAATGACCGCCACGACCTCGGGCTGAATTTCAATGAACTCTCTGCCCAATGCAGGAGGTGTCTCATAGGGGATCCTCAAACATTTCCCCCTGAAAAGCTCTCCGCGACCACTGCATCGGCATCTTCCAGTGCCGCTATGCCCATCCAGTAGCGCCGCGCTGATGGCTTGATAATCACGACTTCGTTGCGTCCGTGTACACGCAATTCCCGCTCTGCACTGAGCGCGGTCGCGATCTTGACTTTCAGGCGCCTGCCGATACGTACTAGTACGTCGCCCAATTCGCCTTGTGGCGCCACGACGCTCACACTCGCATTGCCCGGTCCCTCTTCCAAGACAAAGCGCACGACACGCAAGGCCGAACTGCTTGGCAAGTCAAGCACTTCGGCGCGCATGTGCCGCTTATTGCGAACGGAAAGCCAACCCTCGATAACGGACAGGAACGTCCTGGCATACGCTGCAATGTCGGTACGGCTATCCGAGGGTTCCACTGACGACTCGCGGCCGGTTTCCCATTGCCACCCGGCGCGTAGAAGCCCGTCTCGAATGACAACTCGGTTGGCATCGTTCAGTTCGTACAGATCGAAGACAGCTTCGTCTAGATCAGCCCATCCTCTCGCGCCGGCGCCGTGGGCACGCAAGTTCTTCTCAATCTGCAGCAGGCGCTGGCCAGCCTCAGATTTCACTGCGCTCACGAAGTCAGGCACAGGCAGGAAGCTGAGGTCGCGAGCCAGCAGCTTCCTCTTGTAGATTCCAAACTCTGAAGCGGTCAGATAGAAGAACCATGTCGCAAAAGCAGAACTCAACACGGTAGCAAGCAAATGTGCCGTCCGCGTGTGCTCTCTCGGAAGGGACACTGCGAAGTATGAGTTCGTGAAAACGAGATCCCGCTCGGAGACGGCCGCCAAGACGCGCGGACTCCCCAGAAGCATTTCCTTCACGATGAGAAGCGGGGCTTGATATATCTCCCGTGATCTTGGCCATTGTGCCTTCGATTGGCTGAAGGTCGGCAGAGCATCGGGAATGTTGAAGTGCTGCATGTC
This Immundisolibacter cernigliae DNA region includes the following protein-coding sequences:
- a CDS encoding TIGR03756 family integrating conjugative element protein, with amino-acid sequence MNLLRASRRLRATAASLLLGAATSTFALDTATIVSSALSPDCLEYRVVGICHWLYCTPFGCSVRTSVKVRHYVPDAVVSSYSNTGENPWLEVRAMSMPNATAKAGGDGTTNHDNENNLARFKNADVIGHPAGMVFSRFASAAGYTCEGAGTAFMPYLLSTLDTIGWRYNIPEAFYPEALIPGRREIGTRTGLNLWGNVYPRGGFLHQTDDHKSGAVVAQRAGDIVTRRNQIHVYQPLLANARDGYWPAGALMETDASTGKWQELTPTLSNSCVVFPHGRTRVQAQQGGYAWALWRPYSCCRRRGQVFLGSVDFM
- a CDS encoding TIGR03757 family integrating conjugative element protein, which encodes MPVPVFKASPRLPTIRIAPGLWAVLFMFTQTAAADVLVVTDSRHPVQAPAGVRVIELDQAARIEVELAAHLPADPQQAAAVVQQRLHDGGEALQRRIGHAYQGVADAWGLGIAKIPAVVVDRRYVVYGEPDVHRAAARIDAYRTRQP